A window of Taeniopygia guttata chromosome 14, bTaeGut7.mat, whole genome shotgun sequence contains these coding sequences:
- the ARL6IP1 gene encoding ADP-ribosylation factor-like protein 6-interacting protein 1, whose product MAEGDNNSVYQLASETASLEEHLQGWGEVILMTDKVLRWERAWFPLALMSVVSFSFLMIYYLDPSVLSGVSCLVMFLCLADYLVPALAPRIFGSNKWTTEQQQRFHEICSNLVKSRRRIVGWWKRLFTLKEEKPKMYFMTMLFTLAVVAWIGQQVHNLFLTYLIVSFLLLFPGLNQHGIITKYIGMAKREINKLLKHKEKKNE is encoded by the exons ATGGCGGAGGGGGACAACAACAGCGTCTACCAGCTG GCTTCTGAAACTGCAAGCTTGGAAGAGCACTTGCAAGGATGGGGAGAAGTGATTTTGATGACCGATAAAGTTCTTCGCTGGGAGCGAGCCTGGTTTCCTCTGGCACTGATGAGtgttgtttccttttccttcct gaTGATCTACTATTTGGACCCATCAGTTCTCTCAGGTGTCTCCTGTTTGGTTATGTTCCTCTGTTTGGCTGATTACCTGGTTCCTGCTCTTGCTCCTCGAATCTTTGGCTCTAATAAGTG GACCACGGAACAGCAGCAAAGATTTCATGAGATTTGCAGCAATTTGGTGAAATCTCGCCGCCGGATTGTTGGCTGGTGGAAGCGCCTCTTCACTCTGAAGGAGGAGAAGCCAAAAATG TACTTCATGACCATGCTCTTCACTCTTGCTGTGGTTGCCTGGATTGGACAGCAAGTGCACAATCTCTTTCTGACCTATCTTATTG tAAGCTTCTTGTTACTGTTTCCTGGACTAAACCAACATGGGATCATCACAAAGTACATTGGAATGGCGAAAAGGGAGATCAACAAACTTCTCaagcacaaggaaaagaaaaatgaatga